The DNA window GACCGGGTCAGCGAGGTGATCGACGTCGGCATCGACCTCGACGAGCACACCTACTACCCGCACATCGCCGTCGCGGCCGCCCACCTCATCACCGAGGGCAAGGCCGACCGGGCCCTACTCATCTGCGGCACGGGCCTCGGCGTTGCGATCAGCGCCAACAAGATCTCCGGCATCCGGGCCGTGACCGCGCACGACAGCTACTCGGTCGAGCGCTCCGTGCTGAGCAACGACGCACAGGTCCTGTGCTTCGGCGAGCGCGTGGTCGGCCTGGAGCTCGCGCGCCGCCTTGCCAAGGAATGGCTGGACTACCGGTTCGACCCCCAGTCGGCCTCCGCCGCCAAGGTTGCCGCCATCAACGACTACGAGTCCGCAGTACAGCCGAAGGAGTGACGTCGTGACCAGGGTTGATCTGAATTTCGGCCTCGATGGCAAGGTCGCGGTCATCACCGGCGGCGCCTCCGGCATCGGCGCGGCCATTGCCGAGGCGTACGCCGCCAAGGGCGCGTCCGTTGTCGTTCTCGATCTCGCCGTTCCGTCCGACGACGAGCGCGTCGCCAAGCTGGGCGCCAGTAGCGCGGCCTTCAAGTGCGACGTCACCGACGAGGCGTCGGTCGCGGACGTGGTGGCCCAGATCGCGGAGCGGTACGGGCAAATCGACATCTTGGTGAACAGCGCCGGCGTGGCACTGCTGGCGCCGGCTGAGGAGCTGAGCCTGTCCTCGTGGAACACGACGCTCGCCGTCAACCTCACCGGTGCGTTCCTGCTCTCCCAGGCCGTTGGCCGGGTCATGCTCGGGCAGGGGCGCGGCAAGGTGATCAACCTGGCCTCGCAGGCCGCCAGTGTCGCGCTGCTGGAGCACGCCGCCTACTGCGCGTCCAAGTTCGGGCTGGTCGGCCTCACCAAGGTGCTCGCGTCGGAGTGGGCCGGCCGGGGCGTCACCGCCAACACCATCAGCCCGACCGTGGTGCTCACCGACCTCGGCCGCAAGGCCTGGGCGGGGCCCAAGGGCGACGCGCACAAGGCCGAGATTCCCACCGGACGGTTCGCCTTCCCGGAGGAGATCGCCGCGACGGCCGTATTCCTCGCCTCCGACGCCGCCGACATGATCAACGGTGCCGACCTGGTGGTGGACGGCGGTTTCACGATCCGCTGATCAGATCACGGCGATTGGGCCACGATCGCCTCCGCGTGCTCGGAGGTTCAAGCCCTCCTCGAAGCTGGCCGCATCCGAGTGGGTCTGCCACGACGTGCACCTTGTAGCGCTCGGAAACCCGGTTCGGCCCGATGAGTTTTGTGCGGCCCGGCCAACCCGTTCGCCGGCCTCGCCCCGGCGATCTGACCTCGGACCCGACCCAGGTTCAACGCGTCCGTCGATCCCACAACGCAACTGTGAGCCAAACAGCGGTGGGCAGCCGCTGAGAGAGCGACCCTGCCGATCACCTCGACCAAGCCTGGCCGGGTTGCGGTCGTACCACCAGTAGATAAGTAGCCGCTGGTCGCGCGGTTAGGCCAGGTGTCAACCCCAGAAGATGCCCGTAGGGTCCTGGTCAAGTTCGTTGAGCAGGTAGTTGATGTTCGTGGTGGGCGGGGCGAGGTCGTATCGGTGGAAGCGCAGGTTGCGGTCTCGGTAGTACAGGGCCCACGTGCCGTTGCTCTTGGTGTACCTCATGCGTGCGAGGGGGAGCCTCGTCCACTCCGGCCCGATGTGGGCACGCCACGGCGCTCGGCATTCGACGACGGTGACGTGCCGAGCCGCCTCCTCGCATTCAATGCGTACCTGGTCGCGGGCACGTTCAGGGACGCGCTGGTCGCACCAACGGCGGACGCGGGCCACGTCGAGTTCGGGGAGTCCGGTAGCTGCCATCCGTGCAGTCTCCCGTGCGAGGAAGTCCTCGATCGTCGGCCTGCCGCCGAGCCGGAGCAAATCACTTTTCGGCCGCCGTCCGCGGTTGACGTGCCGTCGTCACAGGTCATGCGACGAAGAGCGCGACCCTGCTTACTCTGGGCTGCGCGTGTGGGGTCGTTCGTTCGAAGCTTTGCCGGGAGCAGGATTATCGTGGCCCGATGCTTGATTTCAGCAGGTTTGACCTGGAGGAGATCGCCACCGCGCTGGCGGACCAGACTGACTACGAGCACCGATGGCTGATCAACCCGCAGACGGGCGCGATTGTGTTCTGGACGGCGGACGATGGCGTCGATGGGCGGACGCCGGTTGACCTCGACGATTTGGATCTGGTGTGTATCGAGCCGCTGCCGTCCTACGTCTGGTACCAGGACATGGCCGACTTCGCCGAGAGGATCAGCGACGAGGCAGCCGGGCGGGGACTGGCGCGAGCCATCCAGGGCAAGGGCGCCTTCCGCCGGTTCAAGGACGAGCTGCACGAGGAGTATCCGCACCTGCTGCCGGTGTGGCACACCTTCCGCGACGCCCGCGCCCAGCGTCGGGCAGTTGAGTGGCTCGCCGACAACTCGCTCATCGACGACGAAACGGCCACGCGATTCGTGACCGAGCACCCGGACCCCGATCTGCCCTGACTCGGGTGCCCAGACAGCGGTGATCCCGAACGCCAACCGCGTAGATCTGCCGGCACGGGGGAGCAGATGGGGAGCAGCAGGGTGCACTGAACGCCGCGCAACTGCACTCAACAGCGTTGAACTACTGTGAACGGCACTGGCCCGACCTGCGGTTCTACGTTTTAGCTGGTCAGAGGCGGTGCAGCGTCCCGGTTCACACAGCAGTGCTCAACGGCTTTGAACGGACGTCAACTGCTGTCTATGTCGTCTGGTGGGGGAGTGTGAGCAGGTCAGGGCGGTAACGACCCGGTGTGGTGGTCGCGCCTTGCGTTGGGAGCAGATTGGGTGCAGGCCGGCGAAGTGGTCACCGTTGCGAAGAGCTCACGCGGCCGTGTCCCGGCCAAGCGGCTGAGCAGCAACGATGTCGCACTCCGGAGCGATTGACCTCCCAGTGGACGCCGAAGTGGTCAGGGCTCGCTGCTCCCAGGATGGCTCGTGTCTGCCGGGGTCACGGGTCGCCTAGCGTCACAGAGGGAGACGTGCCATTCACCGACAGGGGTCGTCTTGCCCGCCATGCCGAACCGGTAGCTGGTCCCGTCAGCTGAGACCCGGATCCCACCTGCAAAACGCCATGACCAGCGCATCGGTCGTGGTGACCTCTTCGGCCGACCCGAAGGTGTCAGCGTTGGTGCTTCCGGTTGTCAGTCGGGCGACGTCCGCACATGTCGAAGAGCGGATGCCCAGGGCCTCTACTGACAGCGTTCGAAAGTCGCTGCGATAACCTCCGCAGCTTCGCGAGTTTGTGTCGAATGCGCCAAGAGCGCCTGAGCCGTCAAGACCAAGACCCGGTCCGAGTCGTACGAGATCGTCCAGTGCCCCTGCCACCACGGCTCTTCGTTGTGCTGATAGCCCAACTCGATCAATCTGGAGCCGTCGTCGGCCACGCGCTGATCCAGAACCGTCTGCCCAGCGGCGACAAGGGCGTGCGGATCTACCAGTCGTTCCTTCGCTACCGGGCCTTGAGGGAAGACGGTCGCCTCGCCCGGGCCGTGCAGGTAGAACGGTGTGCCGTCGCCTTGGTCCTGCGGTGACTCAACGGTGAACTGAGTGGGCCAGCGCAGACGGAAGGCAGACGTCTCGACGAACCAGCAGGGATGGCTCGGCCCAACTGCAACGTCCACGACGTCTCCACCGTCGGTGAGTTGATGGGGATCGATTACCACCTGTGCGGGTCCGGAGGGAGTCCAGCGAGTGACCCGTACGGCGGCCGAGCCGGCCTGGTGTCGCTCGAACATGTACGGCCAGTGCGGTGTCAGCGCTATTCCGTAGCCGGCCAACCGGGCGAAGGCATGTCCCACGGTGTCGCAGCCTAGCTGATCATCGTACGAACCTTGCCCGCCGAGATCAGGTGCACGGATCTGCCGCGATCCGCGCGCTGCGGAGCGTGATCGCCCAGCAGCAGCCCTCGGAGGGTCCGGACATGCCGAGTTGAGTACGTCGAGACGCTCGGATAGGCCCTCATCTCTGAATTTTCATCCTGTGTAGCGGTTGGCTTGGACGTGGTGCAGGACGAGGATGGCCTGCACGATGGCGGTCGCGCGGCGTGGGCAACAGCGCAGCTTGGTGAGGATCTTCCAGGTCTTGAGGGTGACGATGGCGCGTTCGCCGCGGGCGTGGATCCTGGCGTGTGCTCGGTTGACCGCCTTCTGCCTGCGTGACAGTTTCGGGTGGCGCCGGTGCCGCTTGAACGGGGTGCGCACGCTGCCCCGGGCGCCTTGGTAGCCCTTGTCGGCGAACGTCATCACATCCGCGTTGGTTGGCGCGTCGATGATGTCATGGGTGCGCGCGGCGGTCAGGTCGTGGGTTGAGCCCGGCAGCGCCGGCGATGCCCACCCGAGTCGGCCGAACGCGTCTGCGACGACCTGCACGTTCACGCCATGGCGCTTGTGCTTACCCGAGTAGTACGGCTTGTGATCCGCGACGCGGTCGATCGGGATCAGCGTGCCGTCCAGGATGGCACGAGGCTGCATATCAAGCAGCGCCCAGCGCGAGGTCCCCCTGCGAGAGGCCGGGTAGGGGCCCGCGAGTCGCGCAACCCATCCCCGACAGGGCATAGTGTCCCGCGGCGTCATCGGCCGATGTCGCCTGCCCGTGGAGAGGGTGGTAGGAAGTGACGACGCGCTTACGTGCCCGATGGGCCCGGGCCGCCGTATTGATCGCGCTGACCGGGGGGACGCTCGCGGTTTCCGCGGCACCCGTGGCGGGCGCCCCGGCACCCATCAGCATCCTGAGCGTGTCGGCGGAGAACGTGAAGCCCGGCGACAAGGTTCGCGTTCAGTTCCGCGTCACGAACAACGGGAGCGGGGCCGAAACGGCCATCGTGGTGGTCAGTGGCGGCCTGCAATGCACCACGGGCTGCCGGGCGGAGCCGAACCTCAAACCCGGCCAGAGCCAGGACTTCCAGGCCACCGTCGTCGCGCCCCAGGTGAACGCGGGCGAGACCCTCGGTCTCAACATCTCGGTCGCCGTACGGCTCGGCGGGCAGAACAGCTTCGACTACAAGATGGTCTACATTCACGGCCCGGGCACGTCGCAACCCGGCGCGGGCACGTCGCAACCCGGCGCGGGCGCGCCGCAACCCGGTGCGGACAAGCCATCGTCCGAGGTGGACGGGGTGTCCGGCCAGGTGGGCGACACCAGCGGCAAGGCGATCGGCGGCGTGGCCCTGACCGTCCGGGACAGCGCCGGGCACGAATACCGTACGACGAGCGACCGGAGCGGCCGGTTCTCGATCAAGTCGGGCGCCGGCAAGACGATCGCCGAGGGCCGGATCACGGTCGTCGCGGCCCTGGACGGCTATCGCACCACCCGCACGACCGTACGGGGCTCCGCCGGTGACACCGCGAGCGTTCGGCTGACCTTGGCCGCCGTGGCCGCGCCCGCCAAGACCCCGCCGTCGCCCACCGCAACGGCGACAGCGGACGAGGCTCCCGAGCCGGAGACCAGCGTAGCCGCGGCGGCACCCCCCGCCCTCGAAGCTGTCAGCGACGA is part of the Micromonospora cremea genome and encodes:
- a CDS encoding ribose-5-phosphate isomerase; protein product: MAETKLRIVVGSDDAGVRYKEALSRDLKADDRVSEVIDVGIDLDEHTYYPHIAVAAAHLITEGKADRALLICGTGLGVAISANKISGIRAVTAHDSYSVERSVLSNDAQVLCFGERVVGLELARRLAKEWLDYRFDPQSASAAKVAAINDYESAVQPKE
- a CDS encoding GolD/DthD family dehydrogenase codes for the protein MTRVDLNFGLDGKVAVITGGASGIGAAIAEAYAAKGASVVVLDLAVPSDDERVAKLGASSAAFKCDVTDEASVADVVAQIAERYGQIDILVNSAGVALLAPAEELSLSSWNTTLAVNLTGAFLLSQAVGRVMLGQGRGKVINLASQAASVALLEHAAYCASKFGLVGLTKVLASEWAGRGVTANTISPTVVLTDLGRKAWAGPKGDAHKAEIPTGRFAFPEEIAATAVFLASDAADMINGADLVVDGGFTIR
- a CDS encoding DUF3024 domain-containing protein, which gives rise to MRYTKSNGTWALYYRDRNLRFHRYDLAPPTTNINYLLNELDQDPTGIFWG
- a CDS encoding UPF0158 family protein, whose protein sequence is MLDFSRFDLEEIATALADQTDYEHRWLINPQTGAIVFWTADDGVDGRTPVDLDDLDLVCIEPLPSYVWYQDMADFAERISDEAAGRGLARAIQGKGAFRRFKDELHEEYPHLLPVWHTFRDARAQRRAVEWLADNSLIDDETATRFVTEHPDPDLP
- a CDS encoding carboxypeptidase-like regulatory domain-containing protein, which translates into the protein MSAENVKPGDKVRVQFRVTNNGSGAETAIVVVSGGLQCTTGCRAEPNLKPGQSQDFQATVVAPQVNAGETLGLNISVAVRLGGQNSFDYKMVYIHGPGTSQPGAGTSQPGAGAPQPGADKPSSEVDGVSGQVGDTSGKAIGGVALTVRDSAGHEYRTTSDRSGRFSIKSGAGKTIAEGRITVVAALDGYRTTRTTVRGSAGDTASVRLTLAAVAAPAKTPPSPTATATADEAPEPETSVAAAAPPALEAVSDEGSGSLPFILGGLLVAAGLGALALMVNRRRNTPDKPAPHAATQLTAPAGAGMSDAPTAVLHTRPPADGFPGPYSGPPQGGIQQLSHDPYGGPAL